Proteins found in one bacterium genomic segment:
- a CDS encoding proline dehydrogenase: MASVIEGFQLDENSPYPENVQKAVFLARFLQDRANELQTPQERRQQAELDRMIKAPEDKATLIEMTDQAFRAKLPRRAVDQLTHILDVQGIPRFFSVVDRTLLRGFQSFGGYLPGVAVPLVKGYMQKETANVILPAEHDKLAAHLKARREEGVRMNVNFLGEAILGEKEAQRRLEGYLAALQQPEIEVASVKISTIFSQISSLARSHTVATISKRMELLYRAAAHGRFTRADGQVVPRFVYLDMEEYRDMDLTVRAFMQTLDRPGLKDVAAGIVLQSYTPDSFAQQCKLNAWARDRVASGGAPITIRLVKGANMEMERVEASQRGWPQAPYKNKRETDANFKRM, from the coding sequence ATGGCCTCGGTGATCGAGGGCTTCCAACTCGATGAAAACTCTCCCTATCCCGAGAACGTCCAGAAGGCGGTCTTCCTCGCTCGATTTTTGCAGGATCGAGCCAACGAATTGCAGACCCCGCAAGAGAGGCGGCAGCAAGCGGAACTCGATCGGATGATCAAGGCCCCGGAAGACAAGGCGACCTTGATCGAAATGACCGACCAGGCGTTTCGCGCGAAACTGCCGCGTCGCGCCGTCGATCAACTGACGCACATTCTCGACGTCCAGGGAATCCCACGGTTCTTTTCCGTCGTCGATCGAACGCTGCTGCGGGGGTTTCAGTCGTTCGGTGGATACCTGCCCGGTGTTGCCGTTCCACTCGTGAAGGGATACATGCAGAAGGAGACGGCCAACGTCATCCTGCCGGCAGAACACGACAAGCTGGCGGCGCACCTGAAAGCTCGCCGCGAGGAAGGCGTTCGAATGAACGTCAACTTCCTCGGCGAAGCAATCCTCGGGGAGAAAGAGGCACAGCGGCGACTCGAAGGTTACTTGGCCGCCCTGCAGCAGCCCGAAATCGAAGTTGCGTCGGTGAAGATCTCGACGATCTTCTCGCAAATCTCGTCGCTCGCCCGGTCACACACGGTGGCCACGATCAGCAAACGCATGGAGCTTCTCTATCGGGCGGCGGCCCACGGTCGCTTCACGCGGGCCGACGGGCAGGTGGTGCCAAGATTTGTGTACCTGGACATGGAGGAGTACCGCGATATGGACCTGACGGTCCGTGCGTTCATGCAAACGCTGGATCGTCCCGGACTGAAGGACGTTGCGGCCGGTATCGTGCTGCAATCGTACACGCCCGATTCATTCGCCCAACAGTGCAAACTCAATGCGTGGGCGCGTGACCGTGTCGCGTCGGGCGGCGCTCCCATCACCATTCGATTGGTCAAAGGCGCCAATATGGAGATGGAGCGGGTGGAAGCCTCGCAACGCGGCTGGCCACAAGCCCCGTACAAGAACAAGCGTGAGACCGATGCGAACTTCAAGCGAATG